A window of the Azospirillum formosense genome harbors these coding sequences:
- a CDS encoding MBL fold metallo-hydrolase codes for MTPPTLASLRNALLALAVALPVGAVLAPAAPALAEVPGQQRTQAPGFYRMAIGDFEVTALYDGFIDLDRKILSGASADDIQSLLARMFLADTPGVQTAVNAFLVHTGANLVLVDTGTAKAFGPALGFIADNIRAAGYSPEQIDTVLLTHLHPDHANGLLRPDGAMLFPNATVQVAKADADFWLSEEVAAKAPADSQPFFAMARAAVAPYAAAGKLKPYQPGDSLVPGVESVAAYGHTPGHSGYLFTSGERSILMWGDVVHSHSVQFARPEVVIEFDADKEQAVASRKKLFADAAAQKLWVAGAHLPFPGIGHVRTEGKGYAWVPVEFGPIRADR; via the coding sequence ATGACACCGCCGACCCTCGCCTCCCTGCGCAACGCTCTGCTCGCCCTGGCCGTCGCCCTTCCCGTTGGCGCCGTCCTGGCCCCCGCGGCGCCGGCCCTCGCGGAGGTTCCGGGCCAGCAGCGGACCCAGGCGCCGGGCTTCTACCGCATGGCCATCGGCGATTTCGAGGTCACCGCGCTCTATGACGGTTTCATCGACCTCGACCGCAAGATCCTCAGCGGCGCCAGCGCCGACGACATCCAGAGCCTGCTCGCCCGGATGTTCCTGGCCGACACGCCGGGCGTCCAGACGGCGGTGAACGCTTTCCTCGTGCACACCGGCGCGAACCTCGTCCTGGTGGACACCGGGACGGCCAAGGCCTTCGGTCCGGCGCTGGGCTTCATCGCCGACAACATCCGCGCCGCCGGCTACAGCCCGGAACAGATCGACACGGTGCTGCTGACCCACCTGCACCCGGACCACGCCAACGGCCTGCTGCGCCCGGACGGCGCCATGCTGTTCCCCAACGCCACGGTCCAGGTCGCTAAGGCCGACGCCGACTTCTGGTTGAGCGAGGAAGTGGCGGCCAAGGCTCCGGCGGACAGCCAGCCCTTCTTCGCCATGGCCCGCGCGGCGGTGGCGCCCTACGCGGCGGCGGGCAAGCTGAAGCCCTACCAGCCCGGCGACAGCTTGGTGCCCGGCGTGGAGTCGGTGGCGGCCTACGGCCACACGCCCGGTCACAGCGGCTATCTCTTCACGTCGGGGGAGCGCAGCATCCTGATGTGGGGCGACGTCGTGCACAGCCACTCCGTGCAGTTCGCCCGCCCGGAGGTCGTCATCGAGTTCGACGCCGACAAGGAGCAGGCCGTCGCGTCCCGCAAAAAGCTTTTCGCCGACGCCGCGGCGCAGAAGCTGTGGGTGGCCGGCGCCCATCTGCCCTTCCCCGGCATCGGCCACGTCCGCACCGAAGGCAAGGGCTACGCCTGGGTCCCGGTGGAGTTCGGCCCGATCCGCGCCGACCGCTGA
- a CDS encoding HyaD/HybD family hydrogenase maturation endopeptidase: MSILVLGLGNILLMDEGVGVRAMEAFDAAWSVPDHVSVVDGGTCGMDMLDLIASHKHLIAVDAVKTGAPPASLTVLRGDAVPAYFKGKLSPHQLGLSDLLASLRLQDEAPESVTVVGCVPLALGTGLMMSPEIEAVIPRMVTMIVEELARLGVTATPRP; the protein is encoded by the coding sequence ATGTCCATCCTCGTCCTCGGCCTCGGCAACATCCTCCTGATGGACGAAGGGGTGGGCGTGCGCGCCATGGAGGCGTTCGACGCCGCCTGGAGCGTGCCCGATCACGTCAGCGTCGTCGACGGCGGCACCTGCGGCATGGACATGCTGGACCTGATCGCCAGCCACAAGCACCTGATCGCGGTGGACGCGGTGAAGACCGGCGCGCCGCCGGCCAGCCTGACCGTGCTGCGCGGCGACGCGGTGCCGGCCTATTTCAAGGGCAAGCTGTCGCCCCACCAGCTCGGCCTCAGCGACCTGCTGGCCTCGCTGCGCCTGCAGGACGAGGCGCCGGAAAGCGTGACGGTGGTCGGCTGCGTGCCGCTGGCGCTGGGCACCGGCCTGATGATGTCGCCGGAGATCGAGGCGGTGATCCCGCGGATGGTGACGATGATCGTCGAGGAGCTGGCCCGCCTCGGCGTGACCGCCACGCCCAGACCTTGA
- a CDS encoding nickel-dependent hydrogenase large subunit — MAQRVVVDPVTRIEGHLRVDCEVDGGKVTKAWASGQMWRGIELILQGKDPRDAWVFAQRICGVCTTVHAITSVRAVENALKLEVPLNAQYIRNMIQGAHNVHDHIVHFYHLSALDFVDIVSALKADPAATAKLAQSISGWPRNSTQEFATAQKKLQAFINSGQLGIFGSGYWGHPAMKLTPEANLMAASHYLQALDYQRRMNKVVAILGSKTPHIQNMAVGGVTNPINMDSQSTLTLEKLMYIKQLIDEVGDFITQVYIPDVAAIGAFYADWTQYGRGVVNYLSIPDMPLDTKGTTFALPAGYIDGGDLTKFTPIKDFHDPYFEKGVKESVKHSWYQGGKGPLHPYDGETIPNFTDWQDDGKYSWIKSPTFYDKRAQVGPLANVLGMYASGHQRTQFWVNAVLDAVSGHLGSKVGVDALHSTIGRHAARAVRCVVLHEELQNQWKLLMENIAKGDTKTFNKPVFPKGEIRGFGFHEAPRGMLSHWVVIENGKIKNYQAVVPTTWNAGPRDEDGNISAYEAALIDNPVAVADQPLEIIRTLHSFDPCLACAVHLTDTETKSHYQVKVV, encoded by the coding sequence ATGGCTCAGCGAGTTGTTGTTGATCCGGTCACCCGCATCGAGGGTCACCTGCGGGTCGATTGCGAAGTGGACGGCGGCAAGGTCACCAAGGCCTGGGCGTCGGGCCAGATGTGGCGCGGCATCGAACTGATCCTTCAGGGCAAGGACCCGCGCGACGCCTGGGTCTTCGCCCAGCGCATCTGCGGCGTCTGCACCACCGTGCACGCCATCACCTCCGTCCGCGCGGTGGAGAACGCGCTGAAGCTGGAGGTGCCGCTCAACGCTCAGTACATCCGCAACATGATCCAGGGCGCCCACAACGTCCACGATCACATCGTCCATTTCTACCACCTGTCGGCGCTCGACTTCGTGGACATCGTGTCGGCGCTGAAGGCCGACCCGGCGGCGACCGCGAAGCTGGCCCAGTCGATCTCCGGCTGGCCGCGGAACAGCACGCAGGAGTTCGCCACCGCCCAGAAGAAGCTGCAGGCCTTCATCAACTCCGGCCAGCTCGGCATCTTCGGCTCGGGCTACTGGGGCCATCCGGCGATGAAGCTGACGCCGGAAGCCAACCTGATGGCCGCCTCCCACTACCTCCAGGCGCTCGACTACCAGCGGCGCATGAACAAGGTGGTGGCGATCCTCGGCTCCAAGACCCCGCACATCCAGAACATGGCGGTCGGCGGCGTCACCAACCCGATCAACATGGACAGCCAGTCCACCCTGACCCTCGAAAAGCTGATGTACATCAAGCAGCTGATCGACGAGGTGGGCGACTTCATCACCCAGGTCTACATCCCCGACGTGGCGGCCATCGGCGCCTTCTACGCCGACTGGACGCAGTATGGCCGCGGCGTGGTGAACTATCTGTCCATCCCGGACATGCCGCTGGACACCAAGGGCACCACCTTCGCCCTGCCCGCCGGCTACATCGACGGCGGCGACCTCACCAAGTTCACCCCGATCAAGGACTTCCACGACCCGTACTTCGAGAAGGGCGTGAAGGAGAGCGTGAAGCACTCCTGGTACCAGGGCGGCAAGGGTCCCCTGCACCCCTACGACGGCGAGACGATCCCGAACTTCACCGACTGGCAGGACGACGGCAAGTACAGCTGGATCAAGTCGCCGACCTTCTACGACAAGCGCGCCCAGGTCGGCCCGCTGGCCAACGTGCTCGGCATGTACGCCTCGGGCCACCAGCGCACGCAGTTCTGGGTCAACGCGGTGCTCGACGCGGTGTCGGGCCATCTCGGCAGCAAGGTGGGCGTCGACGCGCTGCACTCCACCATCGGCCGCCACGCCGCCCGCGCGGTGCGCTGCGTGGTCCTGCACGAGGAGTTGCAGAACCAGTGGAAACTGCTGATGGAGAACATCGCGAAGGGCGACACCAAGACCTTCAACAAGCCGGTGTTCCCGAAGGGCGAGATCCGCGGCTTCGGCTTCCACGAGGCGCCGCGCGGCATGCTCTCGCACTGGGTCGTGATTGAGAACGGCAAGATCAAGAACTACCAGGCGGTCGTGCCGACCACCTGGAACGCCGGCCCGCGCGACGAGGACGGGAACATCTCGGCCTACGAGGCGGCCCTGATCGACAACCCGGTGGCGGTGGCCGACCAGCCGCTGGAGATCATCCGCACCCTGCACAGCTTCGACCCGTGCCTGGCCTGCGCCGTGCACCTGACCGACACGGAAACGAAGTCGCACTATCAGGTGAAGGTCGTTTGA
- the hybB gene encoding Ni/Fe-hydrogenase cytochrome b subunit, with amino-acid sequence MSSQAHEHQPLGGRVLTLPFLICAALVAVAGVILFQRYTQGLAAASNLNDGYPWGIWVAIDVVIGSAFGCAGYIIALLCYILNRGEYHPLVRPAVLASLFGYGLAGLAVLVDLGRYWNFYHMMLPWYAQPNSVMLEVGLCVATYTLVLVVEFAPAFLERFGIEGLRAKLNKVLWVFIALGVLLPTMHQSSLGTMMVIVGHKLSPLWQSQMLPVFFLLTAILMGFAIVVWESVMASLNFRRPMETPVLSKLAGLMLVVASLFVALRFVDLIVRGQIGQIFGGPQSGWFVAEMVLMISGLALLIPKANRNRSRALFLSASLLLAAGILYRLNVYLIGFTPAVGPWHYFPSVKEIMVTVGVFALEIALYLLFVKKLPVMHAVHPEHG; translated from the coding sequence ATGTCGTCGCAAGCTCATGAGCATCAGCCGCTCGGCGGCCGGGTCCTCACCCTTCCCTTCCTGATCTGCGCCGCGCTGGTCGCCGTCGCCGGAGTCATCCTGTTCCAGCGCTACACCCAGGGTCTGGCCGCCGCGTCGAACCTGAACGACGGCTATCCCTGGGGCATCTGGGTGGCCATCGACGTGGTGATCGGCTCGGCCTTCGGCTGCGCCGGCTACATCATCGCGCTGCTCTGCTACATCCTGAACCGCGGCGAGTACCACCCGCTGGTCCGCCCGGCGGTGCTGGCCAGCCTGTTCGGCTACGGACTCGCCGGTCTGGCGGTGCTGGTCGACCTCGGCCGCTACTGGAACTTCTACCACATGATGCTGCCGTGGTACGCGCAGCCCAACTCCGTGATGCTGGAGGTCGGCCTGTGCGTGGCGACCTACACGCTGGTGCTGGTGGTGGAGTTCGCCCCCGCCTTCCTGGAGCGCTTCGGCATCGAGGGGCTGCGCGCCAAGCTGAACAAGGTGCTGTGGGTCTTCATCGCGCTGGGCGTCCTGCTGCCGACGATGCACCAGTCGTCGCTGGGCACCATGATGGTCATCGTCGGGCACAAGCTGTCGCCGCTGTGGCAGTCGCAGATGCTCCCGGTCTTCTTCCTGCTGACCGCCATCCTGATGGGCTTCGCCATCGTGGTGTGGGAATCGGTGATGGCCTCGCTGAACTTCCGCCGCCCGATGGAGACGCCGGTGCTGTCGAAGCTGGCGGGGCTGATGCTGGTCGTCGCCTCGCTGTTCGTCGCGCTGCGCTTCGTCGACCTGATCGTGCGCGGCCAGATCGGCCAGATCTTCGGCGGCCCGCAGTCCGGTTGGTTCGTCGCGGAGATGGTCCTGATGATCTCCGGCCTCGCGCTGCTGATCCCCAAGGCCAACCGCAACCGGTCGCGGGCGCTGTTCCTGTCGGCCTCGCTCCTGCTGGCGGCGGGCATCCTCTACCGCCTGAACGTCTATCTCATCGGCTTCACGCCGGCGGTCGGTCCTTGGCACTACTTCCCCTCGGTCAAGGAAATCATGGTCACCGTCGGCGTCTTCGCGCTGGAGATCGCGCTGTATCTCCTCTTCGTGAAGAAGCTGCCCGTCATGCACGCCGTCCATCCCGAGCACGGCTGA
- the hybA gene encoding hydrogenase 2 operon protein HybA, producing MSKNMMSKNRTSVSRRGFLRNAVKGSAAAAAAACTTVVAAPPAANALVRPPKPLPPDAVGLLYDSTLCIGCKACVTACKEVNHMPPDVGPAQQGWNAGGGDKPIYDSPVELSARTLNVIKAYSHGTGATKDAAENGFAFIKRQCLHCADPSCVSVCPVSAMTKDAKTGIVNHDPSACIGCRYCVLSCPFGVPKYDYNDAFGEIKKCQLCKQQLAKNELPGCADVCPTGATLFGRTEDLKAEAKRRTALKVGEYAHFPRGDIAGKVGGPRDGHEKLVEAAYLPHIYGEKELGGTQCLAVSAVPFDKLNLPTNVPENGYPTLSEGIQHTLYAGMIAPATVFAGLAYLAHRNTKNHTDE from the coding sequence ATGTCCAAAAACATGATGTCGAAAAACAGGACATCGGTCTCGCGGCGCGGCTTCCTGCGGAACGCGGTCAAGGGCAGCGCGGCCGCCGCCGCAGCGGCCTGCACCACCGTGGTCGCCGCCCCGCCGGCGGCCAACGCGCTGGTCCGCCCGCCCAAGCCGCTGCCGCCCGACGCGGTCGGCCTGCTCTACGACAGCACGCTGTGCATCGGCTGCAAGGCCTGCGTGACCGCCTGCAAGGAGGTCAACCACATGCCGCCCGACGTCGGCCCGGCCCAGCAGGGCTGGAACGCCGGGGGCGGCGACAAGCCGATCTACGACAGCCCGGTGGAGCTGTCGGCCAGGACGCTGAACGTCATCAAGGCCTACAGCCACGGCACCGGCGCCACCAAGGACGCGGCGGAGAACGGCTTCGCCTTCATCAAGCGGCAGTGCCTGCACTGCGCCGATCCGTCCTGCGTGTCGGTCTGCCCGGTGTCGGCGATGACCAAGGACGCGAAGACCGGCATCGTCAACCACGACCCGAGCGCCTGCATCGGCTGCCGCTACTGCGTGCTGTCCTGCCCGTTCGGCGTGCCGAAGTACGACTACAACGACGCCTTCGGCGAGATCAAGAAGTGCCAGCTGTGCAAGCAGCAACTCGCCAAGAACGAGCTTCCGGGCTGCGCCGACGTCTGCCCCACCGGGGCGACCCTGTTCGGCCGCACGGAGGACCTCAAGGCGGAGGCCAAACGCCGCACCGCGCTGAAGGTGGGCGAATACGCGCACTTCCCGCGCGGCGACATCGCCGGCAAGGTCGGCGGGCCGCGCGACGGCCATGAGAAGCTCGTGGAGGCGGCCTACCTGCCGCACATCTACGGCGAGAAGGAGCTGGGCGGCACCCAGTGCCTCGCGGTGTCCGCCGTGCCGTTCGACAAGCTGAACCTGCCCACCAACGTGCCGGAGAACGGCTATCCGACCCTGTCGGAAGGCATCCAGCACACGCTCTACGCGGGCATGATCGCCCCCGCCACGGTGTTCGCCGGTCTCGCCTATCTGGCGCACCGCAACACCAAGAACCACACCGACGAGTGA
- a CDS encoding hydrogenase small subunit, translated as MPDGHVDLDAEHIGDLDEYEGALAGLSRREFLTYCTGVAATLGLSPAFGVKIANAAVAAPRPTVIWLSGQACTGCTESLLRTHHPSLETLILDTISLDYNETLMTGSGHQAENWKQQAMKDNWGKYLMVTDGSIPTKDGGVYCMVAGKTYKDAVLECAKGAAAVISMGSCSSWGGWPSTGVNPTGAVGLNEIIKDKPVVSVPGCPPNPYNFLSLVLHFVAFGKLPELDDKMRPKFAYGRLIHENCERRPHFDAGRFAMEFGDYGHRQGYCLYKLGCKGPETYANCPSVGFNDVGQGTWPVGTGHPCFGCTEKGVGFTKGIHELASLKSVAPPNSYPAVAVDKGEGMSAGAAAVVAGIAGAAVGAGAVISSRLGKQDAKTESSSTAAE; from the coding sequence ATGCCCGACGGACATGTGGATCTCGACGCCGAGCACATCGGCGATCTCGACGAGTATGAGGGTGCGCTGGCCGGCCTGTCCCGCCGGGAATTCCTGACCTACTGCACGGGCGTGGCCGCCACGCTGGGCCTCTCCCCCGCCTTCGGCGTCAAGATCGCGAACGCCGCCGTGGCGGCGCCGCGCCCGACGGTGATCTGGCTGTCGGGCCAGGCCTGCACCGGCTGCACCGAATCGCTGCTGCGCACCCACCACCCGTCGCTCGAGACGCTGATCCTCGACACCATCTCGCTCGACTACAACGAGACGCTGATGACCGGCTCCGGCCACCAGGCCGAGAACTGGAAGCAGCAGGCGATGAAGGACAATTGGGGCAAGTACCTGATGGTCACCGACGGCTCCATCCCGACGAAGGACGGGGGCGTCTACTGCATGGTCGCCGGCAAAACCTACAAGGACGCCGTGCTGGAGTGCGCCAAGGGTGCCGCCGCGGTCATCTCCATGGGCTCCTGCTCCTCTTGGGGCGGCTGGCCGTCGACCGGCGTCAACCCGACGGGCGCCGTCGGCCTGAACGAGATCATCAAGGACAAGCCGGTCGTCTCCGTCCCCGGTTGCCCGCCGAACCCCTACAACTTCCTCTCGCTGGTCCTGCATTTCGTCGCCTTCGGCAAGCTGCCGGAGCTGGACGACAAGATGCGCCCGAAGTTCGCCTACGGCCGCCTGATCCACGAGAACTGCGAGCGCCGCCCGCATTTCGACGCCGGGCGCTTCGCCATGGAGTTCGGCGACTACGGCCACCGCCAGGGCTACTGTCTCTACAAGCTCGGCTGCAAGGGTCCGGAGACCTACGCGAACTGTCCGTCCGTCGGCTTCAACGACGTCGGCCAGGGCACCTGGCCGGTCGGCACCGGCCATCCCTGCTTCGGCTGCACCGAGAAGGGCGTCGGCTTCACCAAGGGCATCCATGAGCTGGCCTCGCTGAAGTCGGTGGCGCCGCCCAACAGCTACCCGGCGGTCGCCGTGGACAAGGGCGAGGGCATGTCCGCCGGGGCCGCGGCGGTGGTCGCCGGCATCGCCGGCGCGGCGGTCGGCGCCGGTGCCGTCATCTCCAGCCGGCTCGGCAAGCAGGACGCGAAGACCGAATCCTCCTCAACCGCCGCCGAGTGA
- a CDS encoding methyl-accepting chemotaxis protein: MLKALRNLKIGPKVYLLVGLQAAVAAVTGLMGLAAMQDLAGKSEAIERASDRQVLGEQLNGLVLAVVMDSRGVYMARDRAEVDKFGKPLLESLNTLGDRLGTLKRLTPAEGQATLAPVAAKAEEFIRFRTELVRLAREKSPAEARTYGDNDANRSNRQALNAAIQALSADQDGMIDRLHDELVSARSHWTTLMLAIGIGGVLFGILLAVLVARDMIARPIARMTAAMKTIAAGNTAAEVPGTGQGDEVGDMAEAVLVFRDGLRRANDLAEQERREIDVRRQRQERLEALTHGFTQKIEGLCRTLNGEADSIRSSAESLTHSAADASRRSSTVAAAAEQATGNVQTVAAATEELSTSIGSISQRIGEAARIASEAEREAQRTNSTIQGLAQAAEKIGAVVNLITEIASQTNLLALNATIEAARAGEAGKGFAVVAQEVKSLANQTARATEEISAQIVAIQSETQQAVGAISGIVGTIERISDISTNVAAAVEQQGSATQEIARNVQEAAIGTQEVSSTISGVSQSADHTGEAAGGLLSAAKGLSVHARTLQSDVDDFTRQMKAV; encoded by the coding sequence ATGTTGAAAGCGCTTAGGAATCTAAAGATCGGACCGAAGGTCTATCTTCTCGTGGGCTTGCAGGCGGCGGTCGCCGCGGTGACCGGCCTGATGGGACTTGCCGCCATGCAGGATCTGGCCGGCAAGTCCGAGGCCATCGAGCGGGCGTCGGACCGGCAGGTGCTGGGCGAGCAGCTCAACGGACTCGTCCTGGCCGTCGTGATGGATTCGCGCGGCGTCTACATGGCCCGCGACCGCGCCGAGGTGGACAAGTTCGGCAAGCCCCTCCTGGAGAGCCTGAACACGCTCGGCGACCGGCTCGGCACCCTGAAGCGCCTCACCCCGGCGGAGGGGCAGGCCACGCTGGCCCCGGTGGCGGCCAAGGCCGAGGAGTTCATCCGCTTCCGCACGGAGCTGGTGCGTCTCGCCCGCGAGAAGAGCCCGGCGGAAGCCCGGACCTACGGCGACAACGACGCCAACCGCAGCAACCGCCAAGCGCTCAACGCCGCGATCCAGGCGCTCAGCGCCGATCAGGACGGCATGATCGACCGTCTGCACGACGAGCTGGTGTCGGCCCGGAGCCACTGGACCACCCTGATGCTCGCCATCGGCATCGGCGGCGTGCTCTTCGGCATCCTGCTGGCCGTTCTGGTCGCCCGCGACATGATCGCGCGCCCCATCGCCCGCATGACCGCCGCGATGAAGACCATCGCCGCCGGCAACACCGCGGCCGAGGTGCCCGGCACCGGCCAGGGCGACGAGGTCGGCGACATGGCGGAGGCCGTGCTGGTCTTCCGCGACGGGCTGCGCCGCGCCAACGATCTGGCCGAGCAGGAGCGCCGCGAGATCGACGTGCGCCGCCAGCGCCAGGAGCGGCTGGAGGCACTGACCCACGGCTTCACCCAGAAGATCGAGGGGCTGTGCCGCACCCTGAACGGCGAGGCCGACAGCATCCGCAGCAGCGCCGAATCGCTGACCCATTCCGCCGCCGACGCCTCGCGCCGCAGCTCGACCGTCGCCGCCGCGGCGGAGCAGGCCACCGGCAACGTCCAGACCGTGGCGGCGGCGACCGAGGAGCTGTCCACCTCCATCGGCTCGATCAGCCAGCGCATCGGCGAGGCCGCCCGCATCGCCAGCGAGGCGGAGCGGGAGGCCCAGCGCACCAACAGCACCATCCAGGGCCTCGCCCAGGCGGCGGAGAAGATCGGCGCGGTGGTCAACCTCATCACCGAGATCGCCAGCCAGACCAACCTGCTGGCGCTGAACGCGACCATCGAGGCCGCCCGCGCCGGCGAAGCGGGCAAGGGCTTCGCCGTGGTGGCGCAGGAGGTGAAGAGCCTCGCCAACCAGACCGCCCGCGCCACCGAGGAGATTTCCGCCCAGATCGTCGCCATCCAGAGCGAGACCCAGCAGGCGGTCGGCGCGATCAGCGGCATCGTCGGCACCATCGAGCGGATCAGCGACATCAGCACCAACGTCGCCGCCGCGGTGGAGCAGCAGGGCTCCGCCACCCAGGAGATCGCCCGCAACGTGCAGGAGGCCGCGATCGGCACGCAGGAGGTCTCCTCGACCATCTCCGGCGTGTCGCAGTCCGCCGACCACACCGGCGAGGCCGCCGGCGGCCTGCTGAGCGCCGCCAAGGGCCTGTCGGTCCACGCGCGCACCCTGCAGAGCGACGTGGACGACTTCACCCGCCAGATGAAGGCGGTCTGA